From candidate division WOR-3 bacterium, the proteins below share one genomic window:
- a CDS encoding Fe-S-containing hydro-lyase: MSEPIRLKTPLSEGDVLKLKIGDSVLITGKIYTARDAAHKRLFELAQKGEPLPLDLKGQIVYYAGPAPAKPGYVIGPAGPTTSGRCDPYTPKLLEIGLKGMIGKGVRSKEVRDAMKAYKAVYFAATGGAAALIAKNIKAVKIVAYEDLGAEAIRELEVEDFPVIVANDAYGGDLYEEGMKKYRKE; the protein is encoded by the coding sequence ATGTCAGAGCCAATTAGATTGAAAACCCCACTTTCCGAAGGGGATGTTTTAAAATTAAAAATTGGTGACAGCGTTTTAATTACAGGAAAAATTTACACGGCAAGGGATGCAGCCCATAAAAGGCTTTTTGAACTCGCACAAAAAGGCGAGCCATTGCCGCTTGATTTAAAAGGTCAAATTGTTTATTATGCTGGACCTGCACCAGCAAAACCTGGTTATGTGATCGGTCCTGCTGGTCCTACAACATCAGGCCGTTGTGATCCTTATACCCCGAAACTGCTTGAGATTGGTTTGAAAGGAATGATTGGTAAGGGTGTGCGTTCAAAAGAAGTGCGCGATGCAATGAAGGCATACAAGGCAGTCTATTTTGCCGCAACAGGTGGTGCAGCAGCACTTATTGCCAAAAATATTAAGGCTGTTAAGATAGTTGCTTATGAGGACCTTGGTGCTGAGGCTATAAGAGAACTTGAGGTTGAAGATTTTCCGGTGATTGTTGCCAATGATGCCTATGGTGGTGATTTGTATGAAGAAGGGATGAAGAAATACCGGAAGGAATAG
- a CDS encoding ABC transporter substrate-binding protein translates to MKKICLILFGVLILSCGPQENVIKIGLVAPLTGDVKTFGESTKNGFLLAIEEVNSQGGINGKQIKTFIQDDKNDPTEAQNAGSKLINQDGVKLIIGSVSSKCSIPLAQVCQDASAVMITPTSTNPKVTIRDDGSRKDFIFRACFIDPFQGRVAAKFALENLKAKTTAILYDVGNDYVKGLAEFYRDNFIQGGGQVLVYESYQKDDTDFSALLTKVKQANPDILYIPDYYNKVGLIAKQARQIGVKSILMGGDGWDSPEMLKIAGDAIVGGYFTNHYSPDDPRPEVQEWVKKYLAKYGSSPDALATLGYDATCLLLEAIKKANSDNPVKVKEALQGIKDFKSVSGNISLDEYGNPIKSAVILKYTKTGQEYVATVSP, encoded by the coding sequence GTGAAAAAAATATGCTTGATTTTGTTTGGTGTATTGATTCTTTCCTGCGGACCGCAGGAGAATGTTATAAAGATTGGCCTTGTCGCACCATTGACTGGTGATGTAAAGACCTTTGGTGAATCTACAAAGAATGGATTTTTGTTAGCGATAGAAGAGGTAAATTCACAGGGTGGAATAAATGGAAAACAGATAAAAACTTTTATTCAGGATGACAAAAACGACCCTACTGAAGCACAGAACGCAGGAAGCAAGCTCATAAATCAGGATGGCGTTAAGTTGATAATCGGCTCGGTTTCTTCAAAATGTTCAATACCATTAGCACAGGTTTGTCAGGATGCGAGTGCGGTAATGATAACACCCACATCAACAAATCCCAAGGTGACGATCAGGGATGATGGGTCAAGAAAGGATTTTATATTCAGGGCATGTTTTATTGACCCGTTTCAGGGAAGGGTCGCTGCAAAGTTTGCCCTTGAAAATTTGAAGGCAAAGACAACCGCAATCCTTTATGATGTGGGCAATGACTATGTAAAAGGGCTTGCTGAATTTTATCGTGATAACTTTATTCAAGGTGGTGGGCAGGTATTGGTTTACGAATCATATCAAAAAGATGATACGGATTTTTCAGCATTACTGACAAAGGTCAAACAGGCAAATCCAGATATTTTATATATTCCAGATTATTATAATAAAGTTGGTCTGATCGCCAAACAGGCAAGGCAGATAGGAGTAAAATCTATCCTTATGGGGGGTGATGGTTGGGATTCGCCGGAAATGCTTAAGATTGCAGGTGATGCAATTGTCGGTGGCTATTTTACAAACCATTATTCACCGGATGACCCCAGACCTGAAGTTCAGGAATGGGTAAAAAAATATCTGGCAAAATATGGTTCCAGTCCTGATGCTCTTGCAACGCTGGGTTATGACGCAACCTGTCTATTACTTGAGGCAATAAAAAAGGCTAATTCTGATAATCCAGTAAAGGTTAAAGAGGCACTCCAAGGAATAAAGGATTTCAAATCAGTTTCAGGCAATATTTCACTTGATGAGTATGGTAATCCAATAAAGAGCGCGGTGATTTTGAAATATACAAAAACCGGGCAGGAGTATGTAGCAACCGTATCGCCTTAA
- the gap gene encoding type I glyceraldehyde-3-phosphate dehydrogenase — protein sequence MKPKVAINGFGRIGRLVFRAGYKSDKFEFVAINDISDAKTLGHLLKYDSVHKKFNAKVEVKSDAIIVDGKEYKVLSEKEPTKLPWKQLGIDYVIEATGKFTERSQCEIHLQNGAKRVVVTAPAKGEPKVPTIVMGINENKYDPKKDTIVSNASCTTNCFAPMVKVLHENFTVKKGYLTTIHAYTNDQRILDLVHKDLRRARAAGLSMIPTSTGAAKVIGEIFPELKGKLDGVAIRVPTADVSICDFVCEVEKSTTKEEVNQAFKKAAQGPLGKYLEYCEEPLVSIDFVGNPHSSVFDPELTMVNGNIVKTFAWYDNEWAYSLRIIDLLEYIIGRE from the coding sequence ATGAAACCAAAGGTCGCAATCAATGGTTTTGGAAGAATTGGCAGGCTTGTTTTTAGAGCCGGTTATAAAAGCGATAAGTTTGAATTTGTTGCTATAAACGATATAAGCGATGCAAAGACACTTGGTCATTTATTAAAATATGATTCAGTTCATAAAAAATTTAATGCAAAAGTTGAGGTAAAATCAGACGCCATCATTGTTGATGGTAAGGAATACAAGGTTCTTTCTGAAAAAGAACCGACAAAATTGCCCTGGAAACAACTGGGTATAGATTATGTAATTGAAGCAACTGGTAAATTTACTGAAAGATCTCAATGTGAGATACACTTGCAAAATGGGGCAAAAAGGGTGGTAGTAACAGCACCAGCAAAAGGTGAACCAAAGGTTCCCACGATTGTAATGGGTATAAATGAAAACAAATACGACCCTAAGAAAGACACAATAGTTTCCAATGCCTCTTGCACTACAAATTGTTTTGCACCTATGGTTAAAGTATTACATGAAAATTTTACTGTAAAAAAAGGTTATCTAACAACCATTCACGCATATACGAATGACCAGAGGATACTTGATCTGGTCCATAAAGACCTGCGTCGGGCAAGGGCAGCCGGATTATCAATGATTCCTACCTCTACTGGTGCGGCAAAGGTGATCGGTGAAATATTCCCGGAATTAAAAGGTAAACTTGATGGCGTGGCGATTAGAGTTCCTACCGCTGATGTTTCAATCTGTGATTTTGTATGTGAAGTTGAGAAGTCAACAACAAAAGAAGAGGTCAACCAGGCATTCAAAAAGGCTGCTCAGGGACCATTGGGTAAATATCTTGAATATTGTGAAGAGCCATTGGTTTCTATTGATTTTGTTGGTAATCCCCATTCATCAGTCTTTGACCCTGAGCTAACCATGGTCAATGGCAATATTGTTAAAACTTTTGCCTGGTATGATAACGAATGGGCATATTCATTGAGAATTATAGATTTGCTTGAATATATCATCGGGAGGGAGTAA
- a CDS encoding phosphoglycerate kinase, whose product MPKLSVKDLPIKGKKIFLRVDFNVPLDENQNITDDTRIKESLPTIKYILDNGGIPIIASHLGRPKGKVDPKQSLKPAAKRLGELLNREVKFAPDCVGSEVRKIVDGLKPGDILLLENLRFHPEEEKNDTNFAKELASLAEIYVNDAFGTAHRAHASVEAIAHYFESPACGFLMEKELKYLESALKNPQRPLLAIIGGAKVSTKIGVLKNLLDKVDNLAIGGGMCFTFYKAKGLNIGKSLCEDDFINETKPLLENPKVYLPEDVVIAKEIKAGEKIGTVDVVKIPQDAIGVDIGEKSIEAIKKLIQNAKTIVWNGPMGVFEIDDYAKGTEEIAKAIAQATEKGAISIVGGGDSVAALEKFNLKSKISHVSTGGGASLEYLEGKELPGVKVLKDK is encoded by the coding sequence ATGCCTAAACTATCGGTTAAAGACCTGCCGATAAAGGGTAAAAAGATTTTTCTACGTGTGGACTTCAATGTGCCCCTTGATGAAAATCAGAATATCACCGATGATACAAGAATAAAAGAATCATTGCCCACGATAAAATATATTCTTGATAATGGCGGCATCCCCATCATCGCGAGCCATCTTGGCAGACCAAAGGGAAAGGTTGACCCGAAACAGAGTTTGAAACCCGCAGCCAAAAGGCTGGGTGAACTATTAAATCGGGAAGTAAAATTTGCACCTGACTGTGTTGGTTCCGAAGTAAGAAAGATTGTGGATGGATTAAAACCGGGTGATATTCTCTTGCTTGAAAATTTGAGGTTCCATCCTGAAGAAGAAAAGAATGATACAAATTTTGCAAAAGAACTTGCATCCCTTGCTGAAATTTATGTAAATGATGCCTTCGGCACAGCACATCGTGCCCATGCCTCGGTTGAGGCGATTGCCCATTATTTTGAAAGTCCTGCCTGTGGATTTTTAATGGAAAAGGAACTGAAATACCTTGAATCAGCATTGAAAAATCCGCAAAGACCATTATTGGCAATAATTGGCGGTGCAAAGGTTTCAACGAAGATCGGTGTTTTGAAAAACTTACTTGATAAGGTTGATAATCTTGCGATCGGCGGTGGAATGTGCTTTACTTTTTATAAGGCAAAGGGACTGAATATCGGTAAATCACTCTGCGAAGATGATTTTATTAACGAAACAAAGCCATTACTGGAAAATCCCAAGGTCTATCTGCCCGAAGATGTTGTCATTGCTAAAGAGATAAAGGCTGGTGAGAAGATCGGTACGGTTGATGTTGTAAAAATTCCGCAGGATGCAATAGGCGTAGACATTGGTGAAAAATCAATTGAGGCAATTAAAAAATTGATACAAAACGCCAAGACCATAGTCTGGAATGGTCCAATGGGTGTATTTGAGATTGATGACTATGCAAAAGGGACTGAAGAAATAGCAAAGGCAATCGCCCAGGCAACAGAAAAGGGTGCAATTTCAATAGTTGGTGGTGGCGATTCAGTTGCAGCATTAGAAAAATTCAACCTGAAATCAAAAATCAGCCATGTCTCTACAGGCGGTGGCGCATCCTTAGAATATCTTGAAGGAAAAGAACTACCCGGGGTAAAGGTGTTGAAAGATAAATGA